GTCGAGCGATAATTTGGTGATTGCTTCACCGTTGATTTCGATTTCTCCATCGTCAGGTTTTTGCAAACCGATAATCAATTTGAGCAACACACTTTTGCCCGTGCCACTGCGACCCAGCACCGTCAAGGTCTCGCCCCGCGCGACTTCAAGGTCAAGGCGGTTTAACACCTTTTGCTCGCCAAATGATTTGCTCAGCGATTGCACATGAATCGCGGGTTTGTAATGGGCGCTTTCCATCATCACTCCGGGAAAAACGTAATAATCAATCGCACCAATATCACATCGGCTAAAATCACAAACAGTGAAGCCAGCACGACGGCGCTCGTCGAGGCGCGACCCACACCGGCAGTTCCACCTTTGGCATGCATCCCCTGGAAACATCCAATCACCCCGATGATGAAGCCAAAGACAATGGTCTTGAAAGTCGATGGCAAAAAGTCTGCGAAATCCGCTTGCGCGAGACCGTAGTTGAGAAAGAGTTTGAATGGCGTCGGTTCGGCAAGCGCATTCACCAACCAGCCGGTGAGGATGCCGCAGAAATCCGCCACAATGGTCAGCAGGGGCAGCATCAACATGCAGGCAATGATGCGCGTCGCTGCCAGAAACTTGTAAGGGTTGACCGCCGAGGCTTCGATGGCATCAATCTGTTCGGTGACTTTCATAGAGCCTAACTCCGCGCCGATGCCTGCACCCACGCGCCCGCTGACTACCAGAGCGGTGATAATCGGCCCACTCTCTTTGACGATGGAGATGATAATGAGCGCCGGTAATACCGACTTCGCGCCAAACTGAATCAAACTGTCACGTGTATGCAGAGACAACACCACGCCGATTGCTGCGCCCGCCAACGCCACAAGCGGCAGGGATTTTGCTCCGATTTCATCCATTTGACGCAGCAATTCGCGTCCTTCGTAGGGCGGCGTCACCGCTGCTTTTACGAATTGCAAACAAAATTTTCCTACCTCGCCGAACCACTCGAAGAGAGGAAAGAAAAAAATCTTTCTTTCCGATACTGTTTCACTTACGGTCATAACGCTAAATCACTCCTCGCCAACCGGAAAAATTAAGAGGCAAGAAGAGTGCCAGAGCGTCGCCGCCGGCACAGAGAGAAAACTGAAAGGGTGAAGCGGCGATCAAGAGATTCATCCGAACTTAAAATACCCGCGCCAATCATTTGCTTTGCATTTGCGAGACCGCACTTTCAGCGAGAGCATTTAAATCAAAACCATCTCTTCACTTTTTGCGGTTTGAATCATCCGGTTATCGTCGGTCGCTAAATCTTGATTGAAAAACTCAGGCAATGCGTTTATCAATGAAACTATGCGATTGATTTTTATGGGAACGCCGGAATTTGCGGTGCCGAGTTTAGCGCGACTCCTAAGCGATGGGCACGACATCGCGGCGGTATTTACACAACCCGATAAACCCGCCGGGCGCGGTAAACATCTGCACGCGCCGCCTGTGAAAAGCTTTGCGCTTGAACATCAGTTGATGGTCTATCAACCGGCGAAAATCAAAACCAATGAAGAGGCGCGGGCGGTGTTTGAACGGCTCGCGCCGGATGCTTGCGTAGTGGCGGCTTACGGAAAAATTTTGCCCGAATGGATGCTGCGCATTCCGCGACTCGGTTGCATCAATGTTCACGCCTCGCTATTGCCGAAATACCGAGGCGCGGCGCCGATTAACTGGGCGATTGCCAACGGCGAGTGGGAAACCGGCGTGACGATTATGCAGATGGATGTGGGACTGGATACCGGCGCAATGTTCGCTAAATGCGCAACCCCGATTGGTGAAACGGAAACTGCTGTCGAACTCACTGCGCGACTTGCCGAACTCGGCGCGGCGTTGTTATCGGAAACCCTGCCGCGCATTGAACGCGGCGAAATCATGCCGGAGCCGCAAGACGAAGCGGCGGCAACCTATGCGCCGATTTTAAAACGCGAAGATGGGTTGATTGACTGGCAGATGTCGGCGCGAGAAATCGCTTGTCGGGTGCGCGCCTTTCAGCCTTGGCCTGCGACCTATACGATGTTTCGCGGCGCGCGATTGTTTTTATGGCAAGCAGATGAATCTCCAATTAGCAACGATTCAGCAAATTTGAATGCCACAACTCCATTCGCAACAATCACTGCAATTGATAAACAGGGATTCGTTATCGCTTGCGGCAGGCAAACGTTTTTACACATTGGCGAAGTGCAGATCGAAGGCAAACGTCGCATTCCTGCCAGAGATTTTCTCAATGGCGCAAGGTTGACGGTTGGCGATGCCATCACGGATACTCACTCGGTCAATTAAAAGTGATAGAACAAATAATCAATCAATGCGTACAGGCTTTTGCTATACGGGGGAAAATAATTGTCAGAAAAATTAAAAACCATCAGCGGGTTCGGGCTAATATTTTTAGGCGTGGTCGGTGCGGTTATTCCGATTTTGCCTTGTATTCCATGTTTTATTGCTGCTGCTTCATTGCTTGGCAAAGAGCATCCGGTGATTCATCCCTTCGCTTCACGCCTTGATCGTTGGCGCAACCGTCAAAGGAAAAAAGATAAAAACCTGCCGGAAACTTTGGCGGAAGAATTTTCCAACTGACTTTTATCAATGGCAAGCGATTTGCAAAAGTTTTGTTGCAAGTGAGGCTCATACCCAACATATTGCGATTTTGATTTTTCAAAGACTACATCATACTGTGGAGAAGTGCTTGAAGCACTTATTGCGCAACAGGTTTTAAATTCTCTGCGATAGATGTCACATTTCACTAAAATTCATCGCCCGTGAATCCGTGTCAGCAAGATGTTCTTGTGCCCAAGTGCATCTTGCATTTCTTCAAGATTGTCGCTCGACTTTTCAACACAGAACGTTTCCTATACAAGCCCTTTTAGAATTCTTGGTGAGTTATAATTCTTGAGGGGAAAAGCATCACTTTACACCTGATCCGATAGAGGTGCGCAGTAACTCTTCCAGATAAACACCACCGCGCATCAACTTCTTTTTCCACTTAGAACCGAGTCCATCAAGCAGCCGCGCCTGAGCCATGCCGCTGAGATAGAAGCGCAAGTCTCCCTCCTGTCGCCCCAGTTGCTTCTCTAGCCTTATGAAATCCCATCGCCAATAAGACAGTTCCGGGCGATAGCTTGAATACCTTGGGTCGCCTGCGCGCGCCGCCGCAAGTTCGTAAAACCGGATCTCCGCGTATTTCGCTAACCCCTCCAACCATTCCAGTTCACGTTCAAAGGCAAGCAGATCAGGACTCAGAGCGGCGCGCGCCCGGCGCGCATCGCGCACTTGTAGAAATTCACGGACGGCGAGACGAACCCTCATCTTATCTGTAGCTTTGAGCGCCGCTGCCAGCAAGCTTCCCTCTCTGTCCCACTCAGCCGCAAATTTATCATCCCTACTCGGATAGCGAGCTTCTGCGGAATAAACTTTCGTCGCCTGCTTAAAGCGATCCGAAGCCTGTCCGGCTTGAAAAGCATGGAACATTTCATGAAGGAGAAGCGCGACATGAAAGTCGCGGCTGAGCTTCAATGGAGACCTACGATTTATCAAATCAAGCAGGGTTAAGCTGCCAGCCCACCGTTTGCCAACCTGCACAGGGAAGGCTTGTGGCTCGTTAGCTTTGCGGCGGTGATAGAGCTTCCCATTGAAGGCATCCCCTTCAACAACCGTCCAGGGCGGTGGTGGATTCCTTTCGCCGACTAGAAATTCATAGCTTTCGTTGAAAAGAATGACCGGAATGTTGGCTCGGCTCAGCCCAGGCCACACCTGATCACCCAATTCCCTCTGTAAACGAAACGTCTCAGCGATCTCCGCTTTATCGTCAGCACTCAGCAGCATTGCATCGGTTATGGGGTTCTGCTGTTTGGTCTCGTAGGTACACTTCACAGTAGTCGCTGGGGTAGGGAGCAAAAGCGCTATCACAGCAAGCCATCTTAGTGTCGGCTTTTTGCCCATCTCCGTTATGCCTCCTAACGATATACTCGAAATGCCTACGCCATCCTCAATGCTTTCTCGAAAGATAAATCGCTCTCAGCCTCACAAGCTCTCCACTCCAACCGCCCAAGGTCAGCCCTAACTCATTTGGTACTGGCGATTTTCCACTTCCGCCAGAAATTGCATCTCGGTCTTGCCATAAGGCGTGCGCGACCGTATGGCGGGAAAGCGACCATGCACGTCCGGCCGGAGAATGTTTGCTGCGAGGCGAATCCCGTCGCGCATGGGAATCTTGACATTCGCCTCTTTGACAACCGCGTAGCCCGTTTGCTGGCACCGCGCTTGCACAGTAAGAGCAGGAACCAGGGCGAATGAGATGAGGCACTTCCATATCTCTGCGATTGGAATTTCGCGAAAGTTCAATCGATCTTCCCTTTTCTTGACCACGCCGGGCTTTGACGCCATTACACTAGCCATGATGATCATGAATTAAGTGAACTCTCCAACTATGCAAATTATTGCGCTTCATTCGACCCTCATTAAATATCGGTTTTGCTTACTCACACAATCTTGACACTGACTATCGACAGACTCGCGTTCAGCCTGCAAGCCAACGCTGTACAGTCGGTAGGCTCACTTGACTGGAAAGACGTAGCAATGTCATTTCGGCAATTACAGAAGGCGACAATTTCCTTTATAACTCTCCGGCAAATACTCAGAAAGGCTTGATCTGCAAATCAGCCTGAGCAGCTTGTACCCATCGCATTTATCGATTGCTACAACTCGATCCTTATCCCGAACAAGAATGCGTCCCGGAAGTAACCAGAGAAACTCCGACACACGAATGTTTTGATGCGGCATCGGAGATATTTCGATAGGTTTTGCATAAGCTAATAGCAAGTATGATTCGGACGACAGTTCCTGGCTCCATTTTGCCAGCCCGATGTTGTTGTCAGTGACATACCAGCATGACTCGAGGAGGCTCTGGCTATCTCCAAAGATTTTGGGTTCATGGGCCGGGTCGATCTCAACTATTCTTTTTTCAATTCGCAGAGTCAATGCTCTGACCGGACTTTCGGTAGCGGGCTGTTGCCCCCTGGGCGAAGAGATTGGCATGGCAAAAAGCCACGCAACACAAAATATGAGGAAAACCTTTGTCATATACCCTCTCCAAAAGAGTTTCGCTTCTTGCCTCTGCCAGCAAACTCCCCTTGATTCAAGAAGATCGTAATGCCCACAAGTGATCGCTCAGAGGCACGGATCGCTGCGAGCCGCTTCGGAATAATGTCAACCTATTTCTTGCTCGTAGCGGACTCAACATCCGCCATCATCCTTGCCAGGGTTTGTTTCGCATAGTATTTGCCATTGACCATAACCGCCGCGATTTTTTGCGTATGGTTGATGTTTTCAAGCGGACTGGCTTCGAGCAGAACCAGGTCGGCGATTTTTCCCGCTTCGATAGTTCCAAGTGAATCCGCCATTCCGAAAAATTCCGCCGGACAGCGAGTCGCGTTGATGATGGCTTCCATCGGGGTCATGCCGATCTGCTCAACAAACAATCGCAGTTCATCATGCAAACTGAAGCCGGGGAAAATCAGCAGCACTGCCGCATCCGTGCCGGGCATCAGTCGGACTCCTGCTTCGCGCATCTCGCGCATGTCGCGCAACCGCTCTGCTATCAACTTCGTCAAGTCGAGCTTCATTTCCTTCTTCTCCGCGAGTTGTTCGCGCCAGTCTTCTATCAAGTAGCCGGAAAGGTACTTTCTGCGCGCCTCAATCTTTCCTTCTCTGTCCGCAACCACCTCGGCCACTTTGTCATAAGGAGTCAGCAGGGCTTCACCGACAATCAGCGTCGGGACGACTGCCAGATTGTTGGCGGCGAATTCGCGGAACAGCTCGGCGCGTTGCTCTTTTGTGCGACCGGAAAGCGGCA
This is a stretch of genomic DNA from Acidobacteriota bacterium. It encodes these proteins:
- a CDS encoding ABC transporter permease, which translates into the protein MQFVKAAVTPPYEGRELLRQMDEIGAKSLPLVALAGAAIGVVLSLHTRDSLIQFGAKSVLPALIIISIVKESGPIITALVVSGRVGAGIGAELGSMKVTEQIDAIEASAVNPYKFLAATRIIACMLMLPLLTIVADFCGILTGWLVNALAEPTPFKLFLNYGLAQADFADFLPSTFKTIVFGFIIGVIGCFQGMHAKGGTAGVGRASTSAVVLASLFVILADVILVRLIITFFPE
- the fmt gene encoding methionyl-tRNA formyltransferase; translation: MRLIFMGTPEFAVPSLARLLSDGHDIAAVFTQPDKPAGRGKHLHAPPVKSFALEHQLMVYQPAKIKTNEEARAVFERLAPDACVVAAYGKILPEWMLRIPRLGCINVHASLLPKYRGAAPINWAIANGEWETGVTIMQMDVGLDTGAMFAKCATPIGETETAVELTARLAELGAALLSETLPRIERGEIMPEPQDEAAATYAPILKREDGLIDWQMSAREIACRVRAFQPWPATYTMFRGARLFLWQADESPISNDSANLNATTPFATITAIDKQGFVIACGRQTFLHIGEVQIEGKRRIPARDFLNGARLTVGDAITDTHSVN
- a CDS encoding CocE/NonD family hydrolase, whose protein sequence is MIIMASVMASKPGVVKKREDRLNFREIPIAEIWKCLISFALVPALTVQARCQQTGYAVVKEANVKIPMRDGIRLAANILRPDVHGRFPAIRSRTPYGKTEMQFLAEVENRQYQMS
- a CDS encoding amidohydrolase family protein; the protein is MPLSGRTKEQRAELFREFAANNLAVVPTLIVGEALLTPYDKVAEVVADREGKIEARRKYLSGYLIEDWREQLAEKKEMKLDLTKLIAERLRDMREMREAGVRLMPGTDAAVLLIFPGFSLHDELRLFVEQIGMTPMEAIINATRCPAEFFGMADSLGTIEAGKIADLVLLEASPLENINHTQKIAAVMVNGKYYAKQTLARMMADVESATSKK